From the genome of Nicotiana sylvestris chromosome 1, ASM39365v2, whole genome shotgun sequence:
ACAGGGGAGTCAGTTATAATAAAAGCCAAATACAGTGGAGTCAACTGTCTAGCTGGAGGCTGGTTAGTGCCCGCTAAATAATTCACAAACTCTGTTCTTCCCTTAGGATATTGAAGTGCTTTATGTGTGCTCCAATCTCCATTATGTCTTAATCCTTTCAAGCTGACTTATCCAGTTACTTTGGAGAAAGGAAGGTTTTGAGGTGCCACCTATATCCATTCTGTCAATCATATGAATGTAATCAATAGAATCTCAACTTGGCCTTTGGATTACAATGTAAAATTACTTTTGCTTAGTAAACATGTAatgaaaaagtaataataatctTTCCTATCTGTCTAAGTCTCGGTGGAAAGAGTTACCTGGTGGTACCTGTTGCTTGTAGGAGGTAGCAGGTATCCCGTGGAATTTGTCAAGGTGAGAGCAAGCTTGCCTGGAGACGACGATTATCAAAAAATGTAATAATAATCCATGGGTAACATGTTAATTTAGCTTGTCAATAAGACCTGTATTGAGCTTTCAGAAATTACACCAAAAGAGGAAGTCTACATGACTTGTCAAAGAAAAGGAACTATGTAGAGCGTTATCCTAGGATTttcaagtgagactcttttgtCATCTGGATTTACCTTAGCTGGGAGCGAAATTACTTTGTTATCTTTGCATACTGCGATTCTTCCTTCAGTTTCCCCGTAAATCAGTAAGATTTTCATGTGAGTATAATTTGAAAGCTATTCTTTGTCCTTGGTGTTGTGTTATAGTTTCAAACAAGTGGTATACTGAGTCCATTGCTTGATCTGCCAgcaatttttgctttgtttttaaaaCCACAATGACTTGATTAGTTCAAGTATTCAATCTGAATGTTCTGTTTCTGATAATCTAGTGTAGATTTTCCAGCCGCTTTTCAAGATTGGGCAAATACAAATCCTTCAGATCTTTTCCAGGCACCGATACTTAAGAAGGAATCAAACCCGAAGGTGGTACTAATCCTTGTTCCTATATATTAATGTTACAGTGATTTTTCCTTTTGAATGGCTCTTATCATATCTTTGGATATCTCTATACAGCCTCACTACCTTGTTTCAAGTATTATAAATCGCTCCGTGTTAGTGAAAATTTGTCTTTCTTTTCACTTCCAGAAATGCTGGGATCATAAAAATAAAAGTGGATACAAAAGTATCTTTGTTTACCAATTATCCGGTAACAAAATTGGGTCACTGATACGCCTTAGACATATTTTCTATGTACTTAAAACTTGTGCTAATTTCTCAACTAAAAATTACCTTGCAACTTTCATGAGGATTATGTATTGTTCTTACTCACGGCTCTTTCTTAGTTGGGGCAATAGAACTGGGAAAAAAATTGATACCTTAACAAAATCATTGTTGAACTACTTACGGAGAATGAAGAGGTTGATAAACGTGCCCTTGACTAAAACTCAAATCGCTTTCATTAGGAGTAGACAATCGTTTAGCCACTGAAATTCTTGACACAAAGGAGAGATAATGTAGGattctgtcacgatccaaaaaccgacccggtcgtgatggcgcctatcgtgaaactaggccagctgacacaactcccgaattaaccatttatCAATAAAAATCATTGTTAaacctttaattaatcaaatatctcataatgtaagtctaaatgaacaatgcggaataaatacacaagcccgacatcggggtgtcacaagtcacgagcatctactaaggtctgaatacaacgaagagtctaaaaatgtactaaatacaatctaaggaaaacaagagggagaagagcagggctgcgaacgtcgggcagctaccttgctaactccgatgactctgccattgagcaatcaacacctgctaccaggttcagaaatacctgaatctgcatacaaggtgcagggagtaatgtgagtacgccaactcagtaagtaataaaagctgagcagtaaaaaaacacgtaagccacgtcataacactacaacaaatgtAGATCATTTCCAAAGCAATGCacaaatcatttacttcgtaaatcaagctcagtttcagtgaaaatcttttaaaacaactttcgatagtttcaaacgagtgataaaacagtgagtataaATGATAGAAAACGTAAACAGCTCCTCGGGtaaaacatgtatcataaaccgcccctcgggcataatatcaacagaaccagcccctcgggctacctcacaatcactcgtaatcggcccctcgggcataacatgaatcaagaaccgcccctcgggcaaacatggaTCAACAATAGTCCCTCGGGCAACAATAAGAATCAACCACAGCCCCTCGagctacatcacatcactcacactaggtacccgcactcattgggggtgtacaaagccccttacggcccaagcgcaataacaagccatctcgtggcataatcaaacaggctctcggcctcatatcaagccacctcgtggcataacaaatcaggccctcgtgTCGGGTCATGacactcggcctcataatcatgaatcagtacaacactgttgcggcgcgcaccCTGATCAAacagtatcctcacaacacaggccctcggcctcactcagtcagaaatctctcaagccactcgggcaatagtaaaacatgatgctcagcccaaaatatcatttaaaatatcaaaaactgagtaaatatggttgagttatgaaaatagtagaatacaacatgactgagtacaaatatgaagtcaagacagtgaggaatagtagtaaaaatctcctaagggtccaaaacagttggcacaaagcccaaatatggcattcggcccaaaacatggtaataacttcctaaacacaatgatatcaaacagtttttaatcaaatacgcgacttaacagtcatacgggacggactaagtcacaatccccaatggtgcacgaccccacgctcatcatctagcgtgtgtgccacctcaaagtagcacaacgatgtgaaatccggggtttcataccctcagaacaaacatttacaatcattatttacctcaatccggtccaaactctagcccgtgatgcccttgcctctcgactcggtctccaattgctccaaatctaaccaaatacagatttataccatcaaaatatgctaagggaataaagcccactcgaaaataaccaatttacatcaaaaatcccgaaattggccaaacccgacccccgggcccacgtctcggaatccgataaaaatcacatcaatagaatccttattccgccacgagttcattcataccaaaaagtaccaaaattggacctcaaattgcCCCTTAAATCACCACACAAAGCTCTCCAATTAActaagccctaacccccaattcaCCACTGATTTTCCCTTAAATTTTCATGCTAACAACgataaaaatcaccataataacgagcttaggaaccaaggaccttaccttaatgaattcctctgaaaatctcccttgaaattgCTCCCAAAAGCTTCTTCCCGAATGAAATATTGAGAAAAAAATGGTCAAAACCGCGAAGGGTGGAATTTATAGTTTCTGATCCAgcaaaaccgcacctgcggttaaaTGGTCGCACCTGCGGACCCGCACCTGCGGACCCGCACCTGCGAGATTCACTTAAAACTCCAAGACCACATGTGCGCAAAGAAATCCGCACCTGCGCAATCGCAGGTGCGACCAGGAcctcgcttctgcggtcccagcctGCCCCTCtcctggccgcttctgcggctccaatATCCGCTTCTGCGggttcgcacctgcggtcccctagtcgcaggtgcggttatgacagcaactgaaaacttcagctgccaaacccaactcaaaatcacccgttaaccacccgaaatcacaccgaggcccccgggacctcaaccaaaagcacaaacaaatcatataccactatccaaacttatgccaatcttcgaaacacctcaaacaacatcgaaccaaccaaataacatcagattcaagcttaaggttccaagaatcttccggattccgcttttgatcaaaaagtttaccaaacctcgtccgaatgacctgaaattttgtacacacgtcacatttgacacaacgaacctactgcaacttccggaattccattccgacctctatatcaaaatctatcCTATCAACCAGAgaacaccaaaattccaatttcgctaaatcaagcctaaatctactccggacctccaaaacgcattccgatcacgctcctaagtcccaaatcacctaacagagctaaccaaatcataaaattcaaatccgagatcatatactaacaagtcaaaacttggtcaaacctttcaaattttaagcttcaaactgagaactgtcaTTTCAAatccattccgattaccctgaaaaccaaaaccgacaatttgcataagtcataatacattacacggggctagtcatgcccgagaactggcgagcgaagtgcaaaagctcaaaacgaccggtcgggtcgttacagattcGTCTCTTTATCAACCAGAAGTTTATCTGGTTCGAGAAATAGTGTGCATAGTATCTGTCAAATATAAAGTCAATTTGCTAAAATTAACTCTATTATGTAAGTTTCTCTTGCATCTTGTTCTGTTGATCtggatttttatttgttttcatgTTTAAATAGCAAGTGCTGACTGACCATCCGGATACAAGGCTCATATTTGTAGGCATCTAAGCCAGGAAGCTCGTGGTTGTTCACATCTGGTACTATGGTTGGATTGTGATCGTGAAGGAGAAAATATATGCTTTGAAGGTAATGTTTGATCGTGACATTATTATTAACTGCAGCTAGGGATAAACGTACTACAATGGAGAAGCTCATAGATTGACTAGGCTAGGGATAAACGTGTCAAGCACATGTCCATTCCTCAGAGGAATGAGCTGAAAATGAGAATTTAGAGACTTAAACATGAACTGATATGGTAGATATTTAGTGGCAAAGACTGGGAAGCGGAAAGAAGTAGAAAGATGTGAGAGAAAAAAGTACAGATAGTGAGGCTAGGTGTGATGTGCTGCTGTAACAGAGTTGAATTCTAGCATTTAATAAGTGGTATTTAGAGATAGTGAGAGGAAGCGAAATAGGCAATCACATTCTACTTTGAATCATTCTTATTCAGAATGCCAAATAAAACTGCCAAATATTCTACGATATGAGTATATATGTCTATTTGTCCAAAAAACTGATGAACTTCACTCTGCACCGATATCACTTGATAGAACTTCCAATAATCCATCCACCTTTTGAATCTTTGTTAGGTTGCTTTAgttcttttatttttaaattttctttATCATAATCTTTCTTCTTGCTTTTATACTTATTGGTTTAGTCATAGAATGCACTGGATTTCACACAAGTGATGGTAGAAGAATATACCGCGCTCGATTCTCATCTGTTACTGAAAAAGATATTCTGAAGGCAATGAACAGCCTTGTTGATCCCAACAGAGATGAGGCATTGGCAGTAGATGCACGTCAAGAGATTGATTTGAAAGTTGGAGTTGCATTTACACGTTTCCAGACTAGCTATTTCAACGGGAAATATGGAAATCTTGATGCAAGGGTTATCTCGTTGGTTCTCTTTACCTTCTTCCTACTGTTTGCCTATCACATTGCACTTTTATCTTTTAACTGAATTTTTAGTGTCTGATTAGGAGAAATTGCTTGTCATAATCATAAAGGCTTTGCCTATCATCATAGCTGCTGTAGCTTCTGCTCTATGCTGATTGTGGGGTCTTGAACATGGTATATCCTTTCAAATGGCAAACTTTCTTCCATGCGTCACAGAAGAGCTCCCACATTGTATTCTTTTGGTTATCTGTTGATTGTTTAGATAGCATGATGATCTGCCTTTTGACTTTATTTGCCTTTATCTTTTGGGTTAATCACACTGATGGTCATTCAACTTTCACTTTATTGCACCGCAATCACTAAATTAGTTTTTGTAACGAAAATGTTACTCAACTTTAACTAAGTATCACAAAAAGTCTTTAAATTTTCGGCAACAAAAAATGTCACTCAATTTTGCTTAAGTATCATAGAAAGTCTCTAGTGGTTGCACCTCCTTCTGTGGTTTATAATTAGTGACTTTGTTTAACACTTAGGCGAAGTCAAGTGGTTTTTTATTACAATAATTTACTAACTTCCTGTGTGATGCTAGGCAAAGGTGAATATCTTTTccgttaccaaaaaaaaaaaagttagtaaCTTTGGTGTAATAAAATGAAAGTCGAGTGACCATTCATGAAATTAACCCCTTATTTTCTCTGAGATTGTTTGTGCTCCCTGTCTACTTTTGTGCTTAAATCATACTGgtagataaaaaaaaaaaggcagcccggtgcacGAAGCATCCCGCGTTTACGCAGGGTCCGGAAAGGGCCGCACCCCAATAGGGTGTAATGTAGGCAACCTACCCTAATGcgattccacggctcgaaccgtgacatataggtcacacggagacaactttaccgttgctccaaggctccccttccttGGCAGAGAAGTTCTAATAAAAACAACCTTGTTCTTTACGAGTTATGATTTGCTATTATATAGCGATTCTTCAACTTTCTTATGCTGTATCAGTTTGTCTGCTCCACAAGTCTGTCAGTTTCACCTTCGTACTAATGTCAACCATCATTCGAAATAGCTTTTACATGTCAATTTTCTTTTTTGCTCCTTTCTACTCCTTAGCATTAAAAATCAAAATTATCTCCTTTCTGAATGAATCGCTTTATAATTTCAGCTACGGGCCATGTCAAACTCCTACACTTGGATTCTGTGTGGATCGTTACCTGCAAATCACTATGTTCAAGCCAGAAAAGTTTTGGATGCTGCATCCATACATAATGTACAAGGGGTATGAACTCAAATTAGAATGGGAACGTGGCAGGTTGTTTGATGCTGATGTAAGTTCCTCCTGTTTGAccttttgggaggttttgtcccAAGATATCAAGTCCATGCCTCTGTTGCTAATACCTTTTCAATTGATAGGTTGCTGCAATGTTTCGGAACAGACTAATGGAGGACGGGACTATGAGAGTTGTTCGTGTATCAGAAAAGCTGGAATCTAAAGGTCGTCCTTCTGGTCTAAACACAGTAAATCTTCTAAAGGTTGGTAATTTAGGCTTTCTACAAATTTTATACTTAGGCTTCCAATTTATTGAGAGATACTTAAATTTCTTGCTTTGTTTTTGGTATACAAAGAAAACAAATCGCCTTGGATAGATTTCCTCATTGATGTATTTTATTCATTAAAACGTGCTATTAACAAGGTAGGAAGCATTTGCATGCTTAAAAGTTGTCAGGAGAGAAGTCAACCAAGATTTTTTCCGGACTTCTGAACCAAATATATGAAGCTAAGTTTGCCAAAGTATTCTTTGGTACTCAAAAAATTCACCAGTTACACACCTTCAGATGTGGTGCTAGCAATCTTGGCTTTTCTGAAAGTGAAATGCGTGGTAACTTTTATTTGTTGCTCCTTCCACTTTTGGCACCAACAACATGTTATCTTGCCCGCTATCATTAGCTACAAGGTGGCTTACTGTGGCCTAAGAAATTCTTTTATTGGTTTTGGGGTTTCATATTTGTTAAAATACTGGATAATTTGCACAAAGAAGCCAACTTGGCAAGGGTGTGGATTGCAAGCAATCCTTTTTAAATGTGTGCCTATGCTTAATGTTTTTACAGAGTGCTGACCTGTCAAAATTTGTATCTTAAGTAGCATCCCAATCACTTCATGCTAATTAATCGTCTATGCGTTTGAAGTGGTCTACAATCTACATCTGCACCTTTAAAGTTATGTTTGATTAACATTGTAACTCCCAGGTGAATGTAGAAATGTTTCCTTTTAATGCAATTGTGGAGAATGTGTAATCTAAAACTGTTTCTACCTGGAGTCATTGTTCGTGATGTTGCCGATGTTGCCATCTTCTCTGCTCTAGACTTTCAAGTAATTATATGCCCTTTTATGTGTTCAAGAAACGAAGTTCCATCTTTGGATTTTCATGTGTAGGGTCCATATTTTGTAATCTTTGTAAAATTTCATACTTAAGTCAATACAACTCTGAACCCTTGAGACTTTACAGATTCTTTTTATgatttatatgtatttttattgcACTTACTTTGGATTTAAACCTTCTGGTTCTGATTTTTGGCAAATTCCAGGTAGCTTCAAGTGCACTGGGCTTCGGTCCTCAGTTAACTATGCAATTGGCTGAGCGTCTGTATACTCAAGGTTTTATCAGGTTTTCCTCTCTGTTTTCTCACTGTAGTGTTCTTCTCTCACATTATTGCACTTTTGTGTTTAGTATTTTCCCCTCAAGTTTCTTGCTAGAGAAAATTTAAGAACTTGTCTTTTTCTTCTGGATACAAGAATATGCACATATGGGATTACTTGCTCACTAAACTTCACTTATGTTGTATTAACACTCAGTGATTAAGTTCCATAAGTTTAATACTGCACTAAAAGTATATAATACCTTTGCTGTATCACTAGTGTACCTATGGAACTGATGAAAGCGGCTATGCTCTAATCTTACTTTTCCTAAAATGGTGGGTTTTGGTGTATTTCAGAACATCGATATGGTTCATTTGTCTTCATTCTTGTCTTGCTCCCTTGCAATCTTGCAGTCTTCACATATTATACTCCTTTCCTTGTCGGACTAATGAAGACAGGGCACTTAAGTATTCATATGTTTTCGTCTTCTTTTTGCTGTATTTTTGCACTAGCTTGGTGCATGTTTCCTTCTGTTCTTTTTATTTACAAAACCTCAGCGTTGactgataaaagaaaattttgatgATGTTAAAATGATTTTTAATTGGTAAGAGAAAATTCAGAAGAACTCACTGAGAGGTGCAATCCTTTATAGAGAGAATTAAAATTTAACAATCAGAGAAGGTACAAAGAAGTGCTCATTTACCCTTTGTTGATGAATTAAATAGTGAGCATTTAcagtttgttttatttttataccAAATTTATTCAATTCCTCAATTGGAAATTCAAATTTCCAGTTTCCTTTCAGTGAATTCTTGTGTGACTTTGCATGTAATACTAAGCTCATATATGAGTTTGACATTATGAAACATTGTACTTCTTGAGCTTCCAGTGCAGTTTAGAAAatcatcctttttctttttggcttttttcttctttttgttactTCAGCTATCCACGTACAGAGAGCACAGCATATCCTTCTTCGTTTGACTTCAGAGGAACACTAGTAGCATTGGTGCATAATCCTGTATTTGGGGGTTATGCGCAAAAGCTTTTAACTGAAAGTTATAATAAGCCGCGGGCAGGAACTGATGCAGGTGATCATCCTCCAATAACTCCAATGCGTTCAGCTATTGAGGATAGTTTGGGGAATGATGCATGGAAACTGTACCAGTATATCTGCCAGCATTTTCTGGGAACTCTCTCTCCCGATTGCAGATATAGAAGGTTGAATTTTTATTTCTTGATGGACGTCTTCGTAATTCCTCTTGCTTTGGGCTTATCTTACATATCCTTTAAACTAATCCACGACTTTGGGTAACTCTAATCCTGGTTTCTTCCTAGATCATGTCAAGCAGCTCTTTTATGTCTTCACATTATAGATTTCAGATTCAAATATAGcttttaggtttttttttatcTTGCTACTAGCACAATACGTGCAAAGGGCAGAGGACTGTTACTGACAATTCGAATCTTGGCGCTATTAATATAGTTGTCTTTCAAGATACTATATTTCTGGCTGAGAAGTTAAGTCATATGTACAATTTGATATCTTCTCAGGATAAAGGTTGAATTTGAAAGTGGCGGAGAGCAATTTCAGTGCATTGGGCAGCTTGTCACAGTCAAAGGATTCACCTCTATTATGCCATGGCTGGCTATTAGTGAGAAGAATCTTCCTGACTTTGCTGAAGGAGAGAAAATCGAGATTTCTAAAGTTGATCTAGATGAGGTATCACATAATCTGTCAAATTGAACTTCTCATTTGTTGTTCAGTTCTGGAGTAAAGTGACAGTCTTTGTACTTCAGTACTACTTATTGTCCCATTGTTGATTCTTTTGGTTCGAGACAACAAATGCAACAACTATGCCTCAATCCCAGGCTAGTTGGTGTTTGTTATCTGAATTCTCAGTATCCATTCTGCTCCATTTTACCGGCCACTTTATTCTTTCTTCTGCTAGAAATTGACTGAACATGCTGTATTATGACAAGGTGGGTTGGTAAGCACCCTCCACTtctaaccaagaggttgtgagttcgagtcaccccaagagcatgGTACCCCAAGAGCATGGTGGGgaattcttggagggaaggatgccgggggtctattggaaacagcctttctacccagggtaggggtaaggtctgcgtacacactatcctccccagaccccactagtgggattatactgggttgttgttgttgttgttgttgtatgctgtATTAACTAATAGAAATAATTGACTGAACACGTTGTATTAGCAAACAGAAATAGTCCAAGTGTTTTTTGCCGAAATCTTATTTGTGAATCTTGTCGTCCATAATGAATGCGCCTGTAGGTTCAGTATTTAAATTCAGAATGTACAATGTGCTATATTTTAAGACGATTACGTGCATATGGCGAGGGGTTTCCAATTTCAGCTTCGTTTTACTTTGGTTGTTTTTGCTTTGAAACTTTTAGGGGAATACTTCGCCTCCAGATTACCTCAACGAAAGTGAGCTGATCTCTTTGATGGAGAAACATGGTATTGGAACAGACGCGTCAATCTCTGTGCATATTAACAACATATGCGAACGCAACTATGTCCAGGTTTTGCTATATGCATTGTTTTCCGTTTCTGGCTGCTGTAGACGGTCCTGTCTATTGCTTTGTCTTATGGTTCCTTTGACATGAAACTATCTTCTATTAGAAATTAGGCGTCTGAGTTTGTCCAGTTCAAATTGCAGGTACAAGCTGGGCGAAGATTGGTTCCAACTCCTCTGGGCATCAGCTTGATAAGAGGGTACCAATGCATAGATTCTGATCTCTGTTTGCCTGACATACGAAGTTTCATTGAGCATCAGATCACTTTGGTAGCTAAAGGTCAAGCAGATCATTCAATGGTTGTGCAGCATGTACTAGATCAATTCCGAAGGAAGTTCAGCTATTTTGTTAAGCAGGTATAGGATATTAAGCTACATCCCCTCTGCTGCCATGGAAAATGGTTTTACATGATCTCTCTTAAATGAGGGTTGATGCCGCTTTCATTATTCCCAAACTCGTAACAAGCTGATGTTCACAAATAGCTGATGATGCTTTCTTTCTTCCCTGACTCTGTAACAAGCTGATGTTCACTGATAAACAACTTAATCATACTTATCAAGAAAGAAAAAACTTAATCATGAGCTCCCAAGTACCTCTTTTAAAACTAGCGATGAAAATATCACCTCGCAGTTGTGGATATTCCCTGCTGGTTCCTATTACTGTTTATTCTGAAAAGTTACTGGACGTGAAATATCACACAGATGCTTAGAAATGAGTGCTTTGGGTATAAGAAAGTTCCTTTTAAAAATTAAGTGGAAGTAACACTTCACAGTCTTAAGTCAAAATCTGGATAAATTACTGCTATTGACATTAGAATCTAGCTAGCATGTTCTGCATTTTATCCCCTTTTTCACTCATCTTCAGCCTAAAAATTCTCTTA
Proteins encoded in this window:
- the LOC104217132 gene encoding DNA topoisomerase 3-beta isoform X5, whose amino-acid sequence is MFSDFPAAFQDWANTNPSDLFQAPILKKESNPKAHICRHLSQEARGCSHLVLWLDCDREGENICFEVIECTGFHTSDGRRIYRARFSSVTEKDILKAMNSLVDPNRDEALAVDARQEIDLKVGVAFTRFQTSYFNGKYGNLDARVISYGPCQTPTLGFCVDRYLQITMFKPEKFWMLHPYIMYKGYELKLEWERGRLFDADVAAMFRNRLMEDGTMRVVRVSEKLESKGRPSGLNTVNLLKVASSALGFGPQLTMQLAERLYTQGFISYPRTESTAYPSSFDFRGTLVALVHNPVFGGYAQKLLTESYNKPRAGTDAGDHPPITPMRSAIEDSLGNDAWKLYQYICQHFLGTLSPDCRYRRIKVEFESGGEQFQCIGQLVTVKGFTSIMPWLAISEKNLPDFAEGEKIEISKVDLDEGNTSPPDYLNESELISLMEKHGIGTDASISVHINNICERNYVQVQAGRRLVPTPLGISLIRGYQCIDSDLCLPDIRSFIEHQITLVAKGQADHSMVVQHVLDQFRRKFSYFVKQIENMDALFEAQFSPLSDSGRLLSKCGKCLRYMKYISTQPSRLYCGTCEEVYYVPQKGTVKLYKELTCPLDNFELLLCSMPGPEGKSFPLCPYCYNCPPFEGIDTFFGAPKTGDSSKLGKGVGMPCFLCPHPTCPHSVIAQGVCACPECSGTLVLDPVSAPKWRLCCNMCNCLVSLPEGAHRISTTQDKCPECESTIIEVDFNKKTTPLKDGATLHKGCILCDELLHSLVEMKHGRSFSRHGRSGRGRGKGRGGYRGRGRGNNKQQDPKMSFRDF